The following proteins are encoded in a genomic region of Propionispora vibrioides:
- a CDS encoding efflux RND transporter periplasmic adaptor subunit yields the protein MIEKFRSKKKIIMGVTAGVLVVGGVGYYYTAQHNQPAAAGHAGHQMSGPVMAMGDTVTLDAKARQLVGLQTAQAVTKPLNKEIKTTGKIAMNEDGKTYITSRVEGRVDELYVTAEGETIAPGQAIAAVYSPTYIAAQEEYLLTLESVQKLQNAGKDVVQINNRLREAARRKLQLLNVADEDIAHLEHTRQTKDHMTIYAQFGGTVLEKQLLPGAYIMPGDKLYSLSDLSTVWLYADIYEKDIASITPGQQVVVTSGAYPGETFTGQVTFINPVLDDATRTVKVRIAMANPSGKLKPNMFVNATLQIPLGDSLVIPESAILDTGSRKIVFVAQSEDTFVKRDVVTGQSADGYVQILSGLQPGETVVTAATFLIDSQTKLGSFGSHAGHGGGGAASAPAATGDQGSGESPAAGGEHSGHSGH from the coding sequence ATGATAGAAAAATTTCGATCCAAAAAGAAAATCATCATGGGCGTAACTGCCGGTGTGTTGGTTGTCGGTGGAGTTGGCTATTATTATACCGCGCAGCATAATCAACCGGCAGCAGCAGGGCATGCGGGACATCAAATGTCCGGGCCGGTCATGGCTATGGGTGATACGGTGACATTAGACGCAAAAGCCCGTCAACTGGTCGGGCTGCAGACAGCACAAGCTGTTACTAAGCCGCTAAACAAGGAGATAAAGACTACCGGCAAGATTGCTATGAACGAGGATGGAAAAACCTATATTACGTCCCGGGTTGAGGGCCGGGTCGACGAGCTGTATGTAACTGCGGAAGGGGAGACAATCGCTCCCGGCCAGGCTATTGCCGCCGTATACAGTCCAACTTATATTGCCGCTCAGGAAGAGTATTTGCTGACCCTGGAGAGTGTACAGAAACTGCAAAATGCCGGCAAGGATGTTGTCCAGATTAACAACCGTCTGCGGGAAGCGGCCCGGCGTAAACTACAACTATTAAATGTTGCAGATGAAGATATTGCTCACCTTGAACATACTCGCCAGACCAAGGACCATATGACAATCTATGCCCAGTTCGGCGGGACGGTATTGGAAAAACAATTACTGCCGGGTGCGTACATTATGCCTGGTGATAAACTATACAGTTTATCGGATTTATCCACTGTATGGCTATATGCTGACATTTACGAAAAGGACATCGCCAGCATTACTCCCGGCCAACAGGTGGTGGTAACGAGTGGAGCCTATCCGGGAGAAACATTTACCGGTCAAGTGACCTTTATTAATCCGGTGCTTGATGATGCGACCCGGACTGTTAAGGTACGGATCGCAATGGCCAATCCTTCAGGAAAATTAAAACCCAATATGTTTGTGAATGCCACTTTGCAAATCCCATTAGGAGATAGTCTGGTCATTCCGGAATCGGCTATTTTGGATACCGGCAGCCGCAAAATTGTCTTTGTAGCCCAAAGTGAAGACACTTTTGTTAAACGGGATGTAGTTACCGGGCAGTCGGCGGATGGCTATGTTCAAATCCTGTCCGGACTGCAACCGGGAGAAACCGTAGTTACCGCAGCTACCTTCCTTATTGATTCTCAAACCAAACTGGGCAGTTTTGGCAGTCATGCCGGCCACGGTGGCGGAGGGGCCGCAAGCGCACCTGCGGCAACAGGCGATCAGGGCAGTGGTGAATCACCGGCTGCCGGGGGCGAACACAGCGGCCATAGCGGTCATTAA
- a CDS encoding aspartate carbamoyltransferase catalytic subunit: MSVARSQVSLRGKDILGLQHMTVPEIQLVLNTAQEMKGIIRRDIKKVPTLRGKSIINLFFEPSTRTRTSFELAGKYLGADVVNITTSASSVVKGESLRDTLMTVEAMGVDIIVMRHEAEGAAQYASKAVSPVIINAGDGAHEHPTQGLLDMFTILQKKSGFASLKVAIVGDILHSRVARSNIWGLQKMGAEIHLAGPQTLMPRDIEKTGVYVHNRVEDALEGADVVNILRIQRERQQKGLFPSAREYARIFGINKDRLALAKPDALVMHPGPMNRGLEIAPDVAYSEQSAIQEQVQNGLAVRMALLFLVLMGGKEIEAIN, encoded by the coding sequence ATGAGCGTGGCTAGAAGTCAGGTGTCACTGCGGGGAAAAGATATTTTGGGATTGCAGCATATGACGGTCCCTGAGATTCAATTGGTGCTAAACACGGCGCAAGAGATGAAGGGGATTATCCGGCGCGATATTAAAAAGGTACCTACTTTGCGAGGAAAATCGATCATAAATCTGTTTTTTGAACCAAGTACCAGAACGAGGACATCCTTTGAACTGGCCGGAAAATACCTGGGGGCTGATGTAGTGAATATTACTACCAGTGCGAGCAGTGTAGTGAAAGGAGAAAGCCTGCGCGACACCTTAATGACGGTGGAGGCTATGGGCGTCGATATCATTGTCATGCGTCACGAAGCGGAAGGCGCGGCGCAGTATGCGTCAAAAGCAGTGAGTCCGGTCATCATCAATGCCGGGGATGGAGCCCACGAGCATCCTACCCAGGGGCTTTTGGATATGTTTACTATCTTGCAAAAAAAGAGCGGGTTTGCCAGTCTGAAAGTGGCGATTGTTGGTGACATTTTGCATAGCCGCGTGGCGCGCTCTAATATCTGGGGCCTGCAAAAAATGGGCGCTGAAATTCACCTGGCAGGGCCACAGACACTCATGCCGCGGGATATCGAAAAAACCGGAGTCTATGTACATAATCGAGTGGAAGATGCTTTGGAAGGTGCCGATGTTGTTAATATCCTGCGAATTCAGCGGGAACGGCAGCAAAAGGGGCTTTTCCCGTCGGCAAGGGAATATGCCCGGATTTTTGGGATCAACAAAGACCGGCTGGCTTTAGCCAAACCGGATGCCCTCGTTATGCATCCGGGACCGATGAACAGGGGACTGGAAATTGCGCCTGATGTGGCGTACAGTGAGCAGTCGGCAATTCAGGAGCAGGTTCAAAATGGACTGGCTGTGAGAATGGCGCTGTTGTTTCTGGTATTGATGGGAGGGAAAGAGATTGAAGCTATTAATTAA
- a CDS encoding C40 family peptidase: protein MKKCLTILFAGLLFSSVTGVQAAPVSGYNQFVASLDSILEVSMPVADEQLIAARLPVQPNGQAARVLVIAGNMLGQPVVWGGASPSQGFDCSGLVQYVYRQAGINLPRTADLQFLVGRTVLPAALQPGDLIYFTTYEPGASHVGIYIGDSKFIHTSFSKGVVAIGDMRDNYFVQRYYGAKRVL from the coding sequence ATGAAAAAATGCCTGACAATCCTATTTGCCGGATTGCTGTTTAGTAGTGTCACCGGAGTTCAAGCCGCTCCGGTTTCCGGGTATAATCAGTTTGTAGCGTCTCTGGATTCTATCTTGGAGGTGTCGATGCCGGTAGCTGACGAACAGCTTATCGCAGCCCGGTTGCCGGTCCAACCTAATGGACAGGCGGCCAGGGTCCTGGTGATCGCTGGCAATATGCTGGGGCAACCGGTAGTATGGGGTGGAGCTTCGCCATCCCAGGGCTTTGACTGCTCCGGTTTAGTCCAGTATGTATACCGGCAGGCTGGTATTAATCTGCCTCGCACTGCCGACCTACAGTTTTTAGTTGGGCGGACGGTCTTGCCGGCAGCTCTGCAGCCAGGTGACCTCATCTACTTTACTACCTATGAGCCGGGGGCATCTCATGTAGGGATCTATATCGGTGACAGTAAGTTTATTCACACATCTTTTTCTAAAGGCGTAGTGGCCATTGGAGACATGCGGGACAATTATTTCGTCCAACGGTATTACGGAGCCAAACGGGTTTTGTGA
- the carA gene encoding glutamine-hydrolyzing carbamoyl-phosphate synthase small subunit — protein sequence MNGKLILEDGSIFYGHLLHDMVTTGEVVFNTGMTGYQEILTDPSYCGQIVTLTYPLVGNYGVADIFEQARQSYVRGFVISELCEVPSNCLMEKTLGDYLVSRKIPCIYGVDTRAITKRIRSHGTMKGVIAPLTATEDEVAELLAQPLTRDVVQEVTTREVYTIAGSGPKVVVMDFGIKRNILNSLHHIGCDLVVVPADTPVEAIMELQPEGVFLSNGPGDPKDVPEAIETVKALLDKKPMFGICLGHQLLALALGADTYKLKFGHRGSNQPVKNLAMNRVHITSQNHGYAVDEASLSDKDVIITHRAVNDGTVEGMRHRSLPVFSVQYHPEAAPGPDDNTYLFDEFLTLLNGGK from the coding sequence ATGAACGGGAAGTTGATCCTGGAAGACGGCAGTATTTTTTATGGGCACTTATTACATGATATGGTGACTACCGGTGAAGTAGTCTTTAATACAGGCATGACGGGGTATCAGGAAATTTTAACAGACCCTTCTTATTGTGGGCAGATTGTGACGCTGACCTATCCGTTGGTTGGCAATTACGGTGTGGCTGATATTTTTGAACAGGCCAGGCAGTCCTATGTACGCGGGTTTGTTATTAGTGAACTCTGTGAGGTTCCCAGCAATTGCTTGATGGAGAAAACGTTGGGAGATTACTTGGTTTCACGGAAAATCCCCTGTATTTATGGCGTAGATACACGGGCGATTACAAAACGTATCCGTTCTCACGGGACCATGAAAGGAGTTATTGCGCCGCTGACGGCGACGGAGGATGAAGTGGCGGAACTGCTGGCGCAGCCGTTAACCCGTGACGTTGTCCAAGAGGTGACTACCCGGGAAGTTTATACGATTGCCGGCAGTGGGCCGAAAGTCGTTGTCATGGACTTTGGGATTAAACGCAATATCTTAAATTCGTTGCATCATATTGGCTGCGATCTGGTGGTCGTGCCGGCGGATACACCGGTAGAAGCGATCATGGAGCTGCAGCCGGAGGGTGTGTTTCTGTCCAACGGCCCGGGCGACCCGAAGGATGTGCCTGAGGCGATCGAAACAGTAAAAGCGTTACTGGACAAAAAGCCGATGTTTGGTATTTGTCTGGGACACCAGTTGCTGGCGCTTGCCCTTGGCGCCGATACGTATAAGCTGAAATTCGGCCACCGGGGCTCCAACCAGCCGGTTAAAAATCTGGCAATGAACCGGGTGCATATTACCTCGCAAAATCATGGGTATGCAGTAGATGAAGCATCTTTATCGGATAAGGACGTAATCATTACGCATCGTGCAGTAAATGATGGTACGGTAGAGGGGATGAGGCATAGGAGTCTGCCGGTATTCTCGGTACAATATCATCCAGAGGCAGCTCCTGGACCGGATGATAACACATACCTGTTTGATGAATTTTTGACGCTGCTGAACGGAGGAAAATAA
- a CDS encoding efflux RND transporter permease subunit — MLNQLIEFSLKNRVIVLVLTALVIVWGVFTVRDTPIDAFPDLSENQVLVSADWMGRGPQEIQDQVTYPLETALRGLPNVKEVRSASSFGMSLITVIFEDGVEPYFARQVVNEKVQQAIPQLPRGVQPTLGPVSTPMGQVFMYTVESDRHNLADLRTVEDFTIKQQLSAVPGVAEVASIGGYVMQYQVNLDPQLMQSYRVTFNQVFGALGANNANIGAKVVEQNGQEFIIRGLGLIESIDDIKNIVITQNNNVPIYIKDVASVAAGPDFRRGVLTKSGYEAAGGIVIQRMGENTLNVIDQVKAKIAEIQPTLPEGMRIVPFYDQTDLVKKAVNTLTRALIEEFILVSIIVVLFLGNVRSSLIVTSAIPIGILIALIAMKQIHLSANLMSLGGIAIGIGVMTDAAIVMVENIFRHLAEDRGRRNIIEVTLEAAKEVAAPIFFSITIIIVTFLPVFTMTGTEGKMYTPMAWAKSFAMSGSLLLAFTLVPVLCTLLLKGKIQEKDTWIVAKMHQWYEPVLKAVMKYYKTTITAAIAVMIAGFSLLPLLGTTFMPALDEGTFLVMPTMLPSVSLSEALEAAKTMDKVIMDIPEVDMSVGKVGRAESAMDPAPISMIETIVTLKPKAEWRPGVTKDTIEQEMMARLANIPGLNLAFTQPIAGRLSMLTTGVRTELGIKLYGEDLAVLQQKAFDIEKALATVPGVSDLLAERVFGASYLEIQVNREKAARYGLNIADVEDAVELAVGGKSATTTIEGRKRFNVLVRYNRENRESIDAMQNILIPVTGSGAGVTANAGVGMGGMGGGGATAAAKPVSGAYIPLGEVAQFQVVDGPSMISSENGVYRMIVQMNTRGRDVVSFVNEANKVIKEKVDLPPGYSMKWTGQYENQQRAKDRLAIVVPAVVVLTFFLLYMSFKSVSDAFLILMNIPFSLVGGIVAMYLTNTYLTVAAAVGFIALFGIAVQNGVIMVTYIKHLRDQRSLEEAIMEGAFTRLRPVMITALVASLGLFPLIFATGTGAEVQRPMATVVVGGLVTSTILTLIVLPCIYLVWHRWLERKKPTVTGDFHTVE, encoded by the coding sequence ATGCTCAATCAATTAATCGAGTTTTCCTTGAAAAACCGCGTGATTGTTTTAGTATTAACCGCGTTGGTTATTGTCTGGGGAGTTTTTACCGTACGGGATACTCCTATCGATGCCTTTCCTGATCTGAGCGAAAATCAGGTTCTTGTTTCGGCCGACTGGATGGGACGGGGACCGCAGGAAATTCAGGACCAGGTTACCTATCCCTTGGAGACAGCCTTGCGTGGTCTGCCTAACGTAAAAGAAGTACGTTCGGCTTCTTCTTTCGGGATGTCGCTGATTACTGTTATTTTTGAGGATGGAGTGGAACCTTATTTTGCCCGCCAGGTGGTAAATGAGAAGGTACAGCAGGCTATTCCTCAACTGCCGCGCGGTGTTCAGCCAACACTGGGCCCGGTCAGTACGCCAATGGGCCAGGTATTTATGTATACAGTGGAAAGCGACCGCCACAACTTAGCCGATTTACGAACGGTAGAGGATTTTACCATCAAGCAGCAGCTCAGCGCCGTACCCGGTGTAGCCGAAGTGGCCAGCATTGGCGGCTATGTCATGCAGTATCAGGTCAACCTTGACCCGCAGCTTATGCAAAGCTACCGGGTGACGTTTAATCAGGTATTCGGGGCACTGGGGGCTAATAACGCCAATATTGGCGCCAAGGTTGTAGAGCAAAACGGCCAGGAATTCATTATTCGTGGTCTGGGTTTAATTGAATCGATTGATGATATTAAAAACATTGTGATCACCCAAAACAATAATGTACCTATTTATATCAAAGATGTGGCCAGTGTGGCGGCCGGTCCGGATTTTCGCCGCGGGGTACTGACAAAGTCCGGCTATGAGGCGGCCGGCGGCATTGTCATTCAGCGTATGGGCGAAAATACTCTTAATGTTATCGATCAAGTGAAAGCTAAAATCGCCGAGATTCAGCCAACTTTACCAGAAGGAATGAGGATCGTTCCTTTTTATGACCAAACCGATTTGGTGAAAAAAGCGGTCAATACGCTAACCCGGGCACTTATTGAAGAGTTTATTCTGGTTTCTATCATTGTAGTTCTTTTTTTAGGCAATGTCCGGTCCAGCTTGATTGTTACCAGCGCCATCCCGATTGGTATTTTAATTGCATTGATTGCTATGAAGCAAATTCATTTGTCAGCCAATTTGATGTCTCTTGGCGGGATTGCTATCGGCATTGGAGTTATGACGGATGCGGCTATCGTTATGGTAGAAAATATCTTCCGGCATTTGGCCGAGGATCGCGGACGGCGCAATATCATTGAAGTAACGCTGGAAGCCGCGAAAGAAGTAGCCGCACCCATTTTCTTTTCCATAACAATTATTATTGTCACCTTCCTGCCGGTCTTTACCATGACCGGTACCGAGGGTAAAATGTACACGCCGATGGCCTGGGCAAAGTCCTTTGCTATGAGCGGATCGCTGCTGCTGGCCTTTACGCTGGTACCGGTATTGTGCACCTTGCTGCTTAAGGGTAAGATCCAGGAAAAGGATACCTGGATTGTTGCCAAAATGCATCAGTGGTATGAGCCGGTTTTAAAAGCTGTGATGAAGTATTATAAAACTACCATTACGGCCGCTATTGCTGTTATGATTGCCGGATTTTCCTTGCTGCCGCTTTTAGGAACAACCTTTATGCCGGCCTTGGATGAAGGAACATTTCTGGTGATGCCGACCATGCTGCCCAGTGTATCTTTGTCCGAAGCCCTGGAAGCAGCCAAAACCATGGATAAAGTCATCATGGACATTCCTGAAGTCGATATGTCGGTGGGAAAAGTCGGCCGGGCGGAATCGGCTATGGATCCGGCTCCCATCAGCATGATTGAGACCATCGTGACCTTAAAGCCCAAGGCAGAGTGGCGGCCTGGTGTAACCAAAGACACCATCGAACAGGAAATGATGGCCAGACTTGCCAACATTCCCGGTCTTAATTTAGCCTTTACTCAGCCGATTGCCGGCCGGTTATCAATGTTGACTACCGGGGTACGTACCGAATTAGGCATTAAACTGTATGGGGAAGACCTAGCCGTATTGCAGCAAAAAGCGTTTGATATTGAAAAAGCCTTGGCAACGGTACCGGGCGTCAGCGACCTTCTGGCGGAACGGGTTTTTGGTGCCTCTTATCTGGAGATTCAGGTTAACCGGGAAAAAGCGGCCCGTTATGGTTTGAACATTGCTGATGTCGAAGATGCCGTGGAACTGGCAGTCGGAGGTAAAAGTGCCACCACTACCATCGAAGGGCGTAAGCGTTTCAACGTGCTGGTGCGCTATAACCGGGAAAACCGCGAAAGCATTGACGCTATGCAAAATATTCTGATCCCGGTAACCGGCAGTGGGGCGGGTGTAACGGCAAATGCCGGCGTTGGGATGGGCGGCATGGGCGGTGGTGGTGCGACCGCGGCGGCGAAGCCGGTCAGCGGAGCCTATATACCGCTAGGGGAAGTTGCCCAATTTCAAGTGGTTGACGGACCATCAATGATCAGCAGCGAAAACGGAGTCTACCGGATGATTGTACAGATGAATACCCGGGGACGGGACGTGGTTAGCTTTGTGAATGAAGCCAATAAGGTTATTAAAGAAAAGGTGGATTTGCCTCCCGGTTATTCTATGAAATGGACCGGACAGTATGAAAATCAGCAACGGGCTAAAGACCGCCTGGCTATTGTAGTTCCGGCAGTTGTGGTACTCACCTTCTTTTTGCTTTACATGAGCTTTAAGTCGGTCAGCGATGCTTTCCTTATCTTAATGAATATTCCTTTCTCTTTGGTCGGTGGTATTGTGGCGATGTATCTGACCAATACCTATCTGACGGTAGCGGCGGCAGTCGGGTTTATTGCCCTCTTTGGAATTGCCGTGCAAAACGGGGTAATTATGGTGACGTATATAAAACACCTGAGAGATCAACGGTCTTTGGAAGAAGCAATTATGGAAGGAGCGTTTACCCGTTTGCGGCCGGTCATGATTACTGCGCTTGTCGCCAGCTTAGGCTTGTTTCCACTTATCTTTGCAACTGGTACGGGCGCCGAGGTGCAACGGCCGATGGCTACGGTTGTTGTCGGCGGACTGGTTACCTCCACAATTTTGACACTGATTGTACTGCCTTGTATATATCTGGTCTGGCATCGGTGGCTTGAGCGGAAAAAACCAACTGTAACCGGAGACTTTCATACGGTAGAGTAA
- a CDS encoding dihydroorotase: MKLLIKGGRIINPAKDFDAIGDILIENEKIIQIGSDINVTDAEVFPAVGLVVAPGFVDMHVHLREPGLEAKEDIASGTRAAAAGGITTIACMPNTKPVIDNAILVAGIAQRAQLEGVVHVKVIGALSKGQEGKELAEIGDMLLSGAVAISDDGHCVESAKLLKTGLEYTGMFDKAIISHAEDETLVNEGHMHEGAVSAMLGIKGRPSVAEDIAVARDIMLAEYTGSRIHIAHISSQGAVELVRQAKSRGIKVTAEVTPQHLALTDEVVADFDSAAKVNPPLRSNEHREALIAGLKDGTIDAIATDHAPHAFEEKDREFRFAPSGFAGLETSIGVVLSTLYHGGLFTLPEIVARMSANPARILGIEAGVLGEGKLADITIINPDLEWTVDSRKFYTRGKLTPFEGRQLKGKAVATIVKGKMIMQNGEVLE, from the coding sequence TTGAAGCTATTAATTAAAGGTGGCAGAATTATCAACCCGGCCAAAGATTTTGATGCCATAGGCGATATATTGATCGAAAATGAGAAGATCATTCAAATCGGCAGCGATATCAACGTGACGGATGCTGAGGTTTTTCCGGCTGTGGGTTTGGTTGTTGCTCCGGGATTTGTTGATATGCATGTACATTTGCGGGAACCGGGACTGGAGGCGAAGGAGGACATTGCTTCCGGAACACGGGCAGCCGCTGCCGGGGGGATTACTACGATAGCCTGTATGCCGAACACGAAGCCGGTTATCGATAATGCCATTCTGGTGGCCGGAATCGCGCAACGGGCCCAACTCGAAGGGGTCGTGCATGTGAAGGTGATCGGAGCCTTGAGTAAAGGGCAGGAAGGCAAGGAACTGGCTGAAATAGGCGATATGCTGCTAAGCGGTGCGGTTGCTATTTCGGACGACGGTCATTGTGTGGAAAGTGCCAAATTGTTGAAAACAGGTCTGGAATATACGGGCATGTTTGATAAAGCAATCATCTCTCATGCCGAGGATGAAACGCTGGTGAATGAGGGGCACATGCACGAAGGGGCAGTATCGGCTATGCTGGGAATTAAGGGACGCCCTTCAGTAGCTGAGGATATTGCTGTGGCCAGGGATATTATGCTGGCTGAATACACCGGTTCACGAATTCATATCGCCCATATCAGTTCCCAAGGCGCAGTGGAACTGGTTAGACAGGCTAAATCGCGCGGTATTAAGGTCACTGCCGAGGTGACACCGCAGCATCTGGCCTTGACCGATGAGGTGGTTGCGGATTTTGATTCCGCAGCAAAGGTGAATCCCCCCCTGCGATCAAATGAGCATAGGGAAGCGCTGATTGCCGGGCTTAAAGACGGTACCATTGATGCCATTGCCACAGACCATGCGCCGCATGCCTTTGAGGAAAAGGATCGTGAGTTCCGGTTTGCGCCCAGCGGATTTGCCGGTTTGGAAACATCCATAGGCGTTGTGCTTTCGACCTTGTATCATGGCGGACTGTTCACCCTGCCGGAGATTGTTGCACGAATGTCAGCCAATCCTGCCCGAATACTGGGGATTGAAGCCGGTGTATTGGGGGAAGGAAAACTGGCCGATATTACCATTATCAATCCAGATTTAGAATGGACCGTTGACAGCCGGAAGTTTTATACCAGAGGAAAATTGACTCCTTTTGAGGGAAGACAGCTAAAAGGGAAAGCGGTGGCTACTATCGTTAAAGGCAAGATGATTATGCAGAATGGTGAGGTGTTGGAATGA